The Candidatus Polarisedimenticolia bacterium genome contains a region encoding:
- a CDS encoding glycosyltransferase family 4 protein, with product MTVCYWGTYDRDYPRNRILIQGLRANQVVVREMHAPLWGSTAEKVRRARGRWLGPGLVLRAAWAYLRLGARFLASPRPDFLFVGYSGHFDVFPAWVLSRVRRVPLVFDAFLSLYDSLVLDRGALAPRGLKARALAWVDRWSCRLADRVLLDTSAHREFFCRQFGVPPEKFWILPIGADDTVFTPAAEPPGNGHQPPTVLHFGRYIPLHGMETVVRAAALLEESGEPCRFLLVGDGEERPRIEALAHELGLRSVEFVGSQSPEMLAETVRRSDLCLGIFGTTGKAARVVPNKVYEAMASGKPILTADSPAAREMLTDGVDCLLCESGNPQSLADAIRRARSDLELANRLGSNARRRFELCAAPAVIGQTLARNLQVLGGAHAAS from the coding sequence ATGACCGTTTGCTACTGGGGGACCTACGACCGCGATTATCCGCGCAACCGCATTCTCATCCAGGGGCTGCGCGCCAACCAGGTCGTGGTCCGCGAGATGCACGCGCCGCTGTGGGGATCCACCGCCGAAAAGGTGCGGCGCGCGCGCGGCCGTTGGCTGGGCCCCGGCCTGGTATTGCGGGCGGCCTGGGCCTACCTGCGCCTCGGCGCCCGGTTCCTTGCATCACCCCGCCCTGATTTCCTGTTCGTCGGCTATTCGGGGCATTTCGACGTCTTTCCCGCCTGGGTCCTCAGCCGCGTCCGCCGGGTCCCCCTGGTCTTCGACGCGTTCCTGTCGCTGTACGACTCTCTGGTCCTCGACCGCGGCGCGCTGGCGCCGCGCGGTCTCAAGGCGCGGGCCCTCGCTTGGGTGGACCGCTGGTCCTGCCGCCTGGCGGACCGGGTCCTCCTCGACACCAGCGCGCATCGTGAGTTCTTCTGCCGGCAGTTCGGCGTGCCTCCGGAAAAATTCTGGATTCTGCCGATCGGGGCCGACGACACCGTGTTCACCCCCGCCGCGGAACCTCCCGGCAACGGACATCAACCGCCGACGGTGCTGCACTTCGGGCGCTACATTCCGCTGCACGGTATGGAAACGGTGGTGCGGGCCGCGGCGCTGCTGGAGGAATCCGGCGAGCCCTGCCGGTTTCTGCTGGTGGGAGACGGAGAGGAGCGGCCGCGCATCGAGGCTCTGGCGCACGAGCTCGGGCTGCGCAGCGTGGAGTTCGTCGGGAGCCAGTCCCCGGAGATGCTGGCCGAGACGGTACGGCGCTCGGATCTCTGCCTCGGAATCTTCGGCACCACCGGGAAAGCCGCCCGCGTCGTGCCCAACAAGGTTTACGAGGCGATGGCTTCCGGCAAGCCGATCCTGACCGCCGATTCGCCGGCGGCGCGCGAGATGCTCACCGACGGGGTCGACTGCCTGCTGTGCGAGAGCGGCAATCCGCAGAGCCTTGCAGACGCCATCCGGCGGGCCCGCTCCGACCTCGAGCTGGCGAATCGACTGGGGAGCAATGCGCGGCGCCGCTTCGAGCTGTGCGCCGCTCCCGCCGTGATCGGACAGACCCTGGCGCGAAACCTGCAGGTCCTGGGAGGGGCGCATGCCGCTTCTTGA
- a CDS encoding glycosyltransferase family 39 protein, which yields MPLLDPGAAREKRWVVGLLILALMLRLGFVLMQPSGFYFFDSVEFDRAARTLLDLGRFHHSYEHLPGYPIFMAGVYALFGREVLPLRLVQALLSTGLCALIWLLGRRLFGRRAGLLALALCVFFPVQIVLPGIEYPLVVGSLAIWGGLTLQALRSGEPRRDFICLAGAGVLIGAACLTFEAGWAAAVFMGFWLLMEGGTLKRRAGASAVFTAAVLVTAIPFLVGMAESDDFRPVLKRAGVHLPAAPDSDAPLSQGNGTNLVEAKLTAMAERPGFTLKHIASEFVRFWNPYPDRLWAASAGFREKAHREDARMRLQNPLVTNRKKLLYAAGFSVLLAGAALGAFMARRKVVGWGFLAGWPVALGLAYAPFFTQMRYRIPADPAFFLLAAYAADQLLEGELVNALRSLPAALWEGWKRVALKIALVQTFLLLALLFGLVLGPLSLLMKLFRKDPMEGVVQGSSFWVVREKTSEGLQECLRQF from the coding sequence ATGCCGCTTCTTGATCCGGGGGCGGCGCGCGAGAAGCGCTGGGTCGTGGGGCTCCTGATACTGGCCCTGATGCTGCGCCTCGGCTTCGTGTTGATGCAGCCGTCGGGATTCTATTTCTTCGATTCGGTGGAGTTCGATCGGGCCGCCCGCACGCTGCTGGATCTGGGCCGCTTCCACCACTCCTACGAGCACCTGCCCGGATATCCGATCTTCATGGCGGGAGTCTACGCGCTGTTCGGCCGCGAGGTGCTGCCGCTGCGGCTGGTGCAGGCGCTGCTTTCCACCGGCCTTTGCGCGCTGATCTGGCTGCTCGGCCGGCGGCTGTTCGGCCGCCGAGCGGGGCTGTTGGCGCTGGCCCTGTGCGTTTTCTTCCCGGTACAGATCGTCCTGCCCGGGATCGAGTACCCGCTGGTCGTGGGGAGCCTGGCGATATGGGGGGGGCTGACGCTGCAGGCGCTGCGCTCCGGGGAGCCGCGGCGCGACTTCATCTGCCTGGCCGGCGCGGGCGTCCTGATCGGAGCAGCCTGCCTGACGTTCGAGGCCGGATGGGCCGCGGCCGTGTTCATGGGTTTCTGGCTGCTGATGGAAGGCGGTACCCTGAAGCGACGGGCCGGAGCCTCAGCGGTGTTCACGGCGGCGGTGCTGGTCACCGCGATTCCCTTCCTGGTGGGCATGGCCGAGTCGGACGACTTCCGGCCGGTGCTCAAGCGGGCGGGGGTCCATCTGCCGGCCGCCCCCGACAGCGACGCGCCCCTTTCGCAGGGAAACGGCACGAACCTGGTGGAGGCCAAGCTCACGGCGATGGCCGAACGACCCGGGTTCACTTTGAAGCACATCGCTTCCGAGTTCGTGCGCTTCTGGAACCCCTATCCCGACCGGCTTTGGGCGGCGAGCGCCGGATTTCGCGAGAAAGCGCACCGCGAGGACGCGCGCATGCGCCTCCAGAATCCTCTCGTCACCAATCGGAAGAAGCTTCTCTATGCCGCGGGCTTCTCCGTCCTGCTCGCGGGAGCGGCGCTCGGCGCTTTCATGGCCCGCCGCAAGGTGGTCGGCTGGGGCTTCCTGGCAGGGTGGCCGGTTGCCCTGGGTTTGGCTTACGCTCCTTTCTTCACCCAGATGCGTTATCGCATTCCCGCCGATCCGGCTTTTTTCCTGCTGGCCGCCTATGCGGCGGATCAACTCTTGGAAGGAGAGCTCGTGAACGCCCTACGATCCCTGCCCGCCGCCCTCTGGGAAGGCTGGAAGCGGGTGGCCCTGAAAATCGCCCTGGTCCAGACGTTCCTCCTCCTGGCCCTGCTGTTCGGCCTGGTCCTGGGCCCCCTCTCCCTGTTGATGAAGCTGTTCCGCAAGGATCCCATGGAAGGGGTCGTGCAGGGGTCGTCCTTCTGGGTGGTC